The following are encoded together in the Astyanax mexicanus isolate ESR-SI-001 chromosome 8, AstMex3_surface, whole genome shotgun sequence genome:
- the chst2a gene encoding carbohydrate sulfotransferase 2a: MKNKPYQLKFTPPWEKDVGFGRRHKIYMRKPAKIIANPGVVMKVLRRKKIFIFLAYFLLVALTMLNLANYRWTKEPQQCSHEMLSSRFQNTLDVRFLFKDPPTKPRQLVYVLTTWRSGSSFFGELFNQNPDVFFLYEPMWHIWQKLYPGDAVSLQGASRDMLNSLYRCDFSVFSLYSSPSGKNMSTLGLFGSVYNKVICSYPLCSAYRKEVVGMVDENVCKKCPSHNIQVLEEQCLKYDTIVIKGVRILDINILAPLMEDPSLNLKVIHLVRDPRAVANSKIKSKHGLIRENMQVVRSRDPKARHPPLMDPNQKQNRKDSSDYHSVSAMEVTCDHMYKTMKTALDPPSWLKGKYMTVRYEDLVDNPVNTLRSVHHFLNITNNRDLETFAMNMTSGNSETSQPFLVSSRNATKAANAWRTVLSYQQIRQVEEYCSQAMSLLGYVRVRSPAEAKDLSKSLMTRLRV, encoded by the coding sequence ATGAAAAACAAACCATACCAGCTGAAGTTCACACCACCCTGGGAGAAGGATGTTGGCTTCGGCAGGAGGCACAAGATTTACATGCGAAAACCCGCCAAGATAATAGCCAACCCCGGCGTCGTGATGAAGGTGCTACGCCGCAAAAAGATCTTCATCTTCCTGGCCTACTTTCTGCTGGTGGCTCTGACCATGCTCAATCTGGCCAACTACCGGTGGACCAAGGAACCCCAGCAGTGCAGCCATGAGATGCTGAGCAGCAGGTTCCAGAACACGCTGGACGTCAGGTTCCTCTTCAAGGATCCGCCGACGAAGCCCAGGCAGCTTGTCTATGTGTTGACCACGTGGCGTTCAGGATCGTCCTTCTTCGGGGAGCTCTTCAATCAAAACCCGGATGTGTTCTTCTTGTATGAACCCATGTGGCACATTTGGCAAAAGCTCTATCCAGGTGACGCCGTTTCGCTCCAGGGAGCATCTCGAGACATGCTGAACTCTCTATACAGGTGTGACTTCTCTGTATTTAGCTTGTACAGCAGTCCTTCAGGCAAGAACATGTCCACGCTTGGTCTTTTTGGCTCCGTCTACAACAAGGTCATTTGCTCCTATCCTCTTTGCTCAGCCTATAGAAAGGAAGTGGTGGGCATGGTGGACGAGAACGTTTGCAAAAAGTGCCCATCCCACAACATCCAAGTCCTGGAAGAACAATGTCTGAAATATGACACCATCGTGATCAAAGGGGTGCGCATTTTGGACATAAACATCCTCGCGCCACTCATGGAGGACCCCTCCCTTAACCTGAAAGTGATCCACCTTGTCCGAGACCCTCGGGCCGTGGCCAACTCCAAAATCAAATCCAAGCACGGCTTGATACGCGAGAACATGCAGGTGGTGCGAAGCCGCGACCCAAAGGCTCGCCACCCGCCGCTGATGGATCCAAACCAGAAGCAAAACCGAAAGGACAGCTCAGACTACCACTCCGTCAGCGCCATGGAGGTGACCTGTGACCACATGTACAAAACCATGAAGACTGCTCTTGACCCTCCCAGCTGGCTTAAAGGGAAGTACATGACGGTGCGCTACGAGGATCTGGTGGACAACCCAGTCAATACCTTGCGCAGTGTACACCATTTCTTGAACATAACGAACAACCGTGACTTAGAAACCTTCGCCATGAACATGACCAGTGGAAACAGCGAAACCTCTCAACCCTTCTTGGTGTCTTCGAGGAATGCCACCAAGGCTGCCAACGCTTGGAGGACAGTGCTCAGCTACCAGCAGATCCGACAGGTGGAGGAGTACTGCAGCCAGGCCATGTCCCTCCTCGGCTACGTGCGGGTTCGTTCTCCAGCCGAGGCCAAAGACCTGAGCAAGTCTTTAATGACGCGACTCAGGGTTTGA